The Saccharopolyspora gloriosae genome window below encodes:
- a CDS encoding MCE family protein gives MSTPTARHPALTALLAFGCVLVLLFSAGLWWVLRDPGTRITAYFDRAVGLYADSSVRVLGVDVGSVESVRPEGGQVRVELSVDRGVRIPAEAKAVMVAPSLVSDRYVQLTPAYSAGPQLDSGAVLGKDRTMTPADLDDLYRSANALSQALGPQGANENGALSDLLDTTAANLDGNGAKLNETIRRLGELSGTLSHSQGDLFATVDNLNEFTATLAANDAQVRDFHGRLADVSGFLADERQQTAASLSSLATALTELEAFIRDNRESVSANVDNLAGITQALVDQREALGEVLDIAPTGMSNFVNAYDSASGSVAVRANINELTNPPVLMVCKLLEHSTPAQIPPELWNACGELSGVLDGTLRLPSAGEAVHHLSQGELPPLPLPLTGAMPDAPGTGGP, from the coding sequence GTTCAGCGCCGGCCTGTGGTGGGTGCTGCGCGACCCCGGCACCCGCATCACCGCCTACTTCGACCGGGCCGTCGGCCTCTACGCGGACTCGTCGGTGCGGGTGCTGGGCGTGGACGTCGGCAGCGTCGAATCGGTGCGCCCGGAAGGCGGGCAGGTCCGCGTCGAGCTGAGCGTGGACCGGGGCGTGCGGATCCCGGCGGAGGCGAAGGCAGTGATGGTCGCGCCGAGCCTGGTCAGCGACCGGTACGTGCAGCTCACCCCCGCGTACTCCGCCGGGCCGCAGCTGGATTCCGGTGCGGTGCTCGGCAAGGACCGCACCATGACGCCGGCCGATCTCGACGACCTCTACCGCAGCGCCAACGCGCTGTCGCAGGCGCTGGGGCCGCAGGGCGCCAACGAGAACGGGGCGCTGTCGGACCTGCTGGACACCACGGCGGCCAACCTCGACGGCAACGGCGCGAAGCTGAACGAGACGATCCGGCGGCTCGGCGAGCTGTCCGGCACGCTGTCGCACTCGCAGGGCGACCTGTTCGCCACCGTCGACAACCTCAACGAGTTCACCGCGACCCTGGCCGCGAACGACGCGCAGGTGCGGGACTTCCACGGCCGCCTCGCGGACGTGTCCGGGTTCCTCGCCGACGAGCGGCAGCAGACCGCCGCGTCGCTGAGCTCGCTGGCGACCGCGCTGACCGAACTGGAAGCCTTCATCCGGGACAACCGCGAGTCGGTGTCGGCGAACGTGGACAACCTCGCGGGCATCACCCAAGCGCTGGTGGACCAGCGCGAGGCGCTCGGCGAGGTGCTCGACATCGCGCCGACGGGGATGAGCAACTTCGTCAACGCCTACGACTCCGCCTCCGGTTCGGTCGCGGTGCGCGCCAACATCAACGAGCTGACGAATCCGCCGGTGCTGATGGTGTGCAAGCTGCTGGAGCACTCGACGCCGGCGCAGATCCCGCCGGAGCTGTGGAACGCGTGCGGCGAGCTGTCCGGGGTGCTCGACGGCACCCTGCGGCTGCCCTCGGCGGGCGAGGCCGTGCACCACCTCAGCCAGGGCGAACTGCCACCGCTGCCGCTGCCGCTGACCGGCGCGATGCCGGACGCGCCGGGAACCGGAGGCCCGTGA
- a CDS encoding MCE family protein has product MRPIRVTSCALVSVLLTGCGSSLYEAPLPGGADLGDRPYEVSVRFADVLDLVPQAGVKVNDVPVGKVLRIGLAPDNATAVVTLVVNGDVRLPGNADARLRQSSLLGEKFVELAPPAAGPERGRLRDGDVIPVERTNRNPQVEEVLGALSLLLNGGGVAQLNGIVEELDRALSGNEPRIRSLLSRVDEAVTRLDAQKHDITRALDGLNRLSADLRAQTDDLNTGLDGLAPGLRVIEQQRTQLVGMLQSLDRFSQVAVSTVDASGQDLVADLEALEPTLRELAKAGTDLPKSIGYLASYPFPENAMIPLKGDFVNVDVDLDLDLTSVLGNLLNSSGPLLPVPGISDGPPPAPPEPPGLPVPGQEPAVPLTPPGDQPGGLLDDLLGGQ; this is encoded by the coding sequence ATGAGACCGATCCGGGTGACCTCCTGCGCGCTGGTGTCCGTGCTGCTCACCGGATGCGGATCGTCGCTCTACGAGGCGCCGCTGCCCGGCGGCGCCGACCTGGGCGACCGGCCCTACGAGGTGAGCGTGCGGTTCGCCGACGTGCTGGACCTGGTGCCGCAGGCCGGGGTGAAGGTCAACGACGTGCCCGTCGGCAAGGTGCTGCGGATCGGGCTCGCCCCGGACAACGCGACCGCCGTGGTCACGCTGGTGGTCAACGGCGACGTGCGGTTGCCGGGCAACGCCGACGCCCGGTTGCGCCAATCGAGCCTGCTGGGCGAGAAGTTCGTGGAGCTCGCGCCGCCCGCCGCCGGGCCGGAGCGCGGCCGGTTGCGCGACGGCGACGTGATCCCGGTGGAGCGCACCAACCGCAACCCGCAGGTCGAAGAGGTGCTCGGCGCGTTGTCGCTGCTGCTCAACGGCGGCGGGGTGGCGCAGCTCAACGGCATCGTCGAGGAGCTGGACCGCGCGTTGTCCGGCAACGAGCCCAGAATCCGCTCCCTGCTGTCCAGGGTGGACGAAGCCGTGACCCGGCTGGACGCGCAGAAGCACGACATCACCCGCGCGCTCGACGGGCTCAACCGCCTCTCGGCGGACCTGCGCGCGCAGACCGACGACCTCAACACCGGGCTCGACGGCCTCGCGCCCGGGCTGCGGGTGATCGAGCAGCAGCGCACGCAGCTGGTCGGGATGTTGCAGTCGCTGGACCGCTTCTCGCAGGTCGCGGTGTCCACCGTGGATGCGAGTGGGCAGGACCTGGTGGCCGACCTCGAAGCGCTGGAACCGACGCTGCGCGAACTCGCCAAGGCGGGCACGGACCTGCCGAAGTCCATCGGATACCTGGCCAGCTACCCCTTCCCGGAGAACGCGATGATCCCGCTCAAGGGCGACTTCGTGAACGTCGACGTGGATCTGGACCTCGACCTGACCAGCGTGCTCGGCAACCTGCTCAACAGCTCCGGGCCGCTGCTGCCGGTGCCCGGCATCTCCGACGGGCCGCCCCCCGCACCTCCCGAGCCGCCTGGTCTCCCGGTGCCGGGGCAGGAGCCCGCGGTCCCGCTCACCCCGCCCGGGGACCAGCCCGGCGGGCTGCTCGACGACCTCCTCGGGGGGCAGTGA
- a CDS encoding MCE family protein has translation MFSRATKIRLGLFLVIAVVGIGFTGARYAGLDRLFGGGGYAVVVEMPDSGGVFVNSEVTYRGVAVGRVTGMRLTDRGAAVDLHIDAAAPPIPAATRAAVANRSAVGEQYLDLRPDDDRGPVLAEGSVIPQARTEIPPSPESVLLNLDQLVSSVPLDSLRTVVEESGTAFQGTGPHLQRMLDSTGSLIAAADRNLPQTTALLDNSDVVLRTQQDQAEQITAFSSGLRDVAEQFKCSDPDLRRLIDAAPPAAGQIDELLRTSRTGLQKTTANLLTTMQLLDVRGPALENMLVALPMMSASSHSAQDGDGRGHLGVVLNFFNPLACEKGYEGTERRPGSDTTPAPPNRDIHCAEPPGSPTNVRGSANVPRAPIPDAAAVPPSRELIPFPLAPSG, from the coding sequence ATGTTCAGCAGAGCGACCAAGATCCGGCTGGGGCTGTTCCTGGTCATCGCGGTGGTCGGGATCGGGTTCACCGGTGCCCGCTACGCCGGGCTGGACCGGCTGTTCGGTGGCGGCGGCTACGCCGTGGTCGTGGAGATGCCGGACTCCGGCGGGGTTTTCGTGAACTCCGAGGTGACCTACCGGGGCGTGGCGGTCGGCCGGGTCACCGGCATGCGGCTCACCGACCGGGGCGCGGCGGTGGACCTGCACATCGACGCCGCGGCCCCGCCCATCCCCGCCGCCACGCGCGCCGCCGTGGCGAACCGTTCGGCGGTGGGGGAGCAGTACCTCGACCTGCGCCCCGACGACGACCGCGGGCCGGTGCTGGCCGAGGGATCGGTGATCCCGCAAGCGCGCACCGAGATCCCGCCTTCGCCGGAGTCGGTGCTGCTCAACCTCGACCAGCTGGTCTCCAGCGTGCCCCTCGACTCGCTGCGCACCGTCGTCGAGGAGTCCGGCACCGCGTTCCAGGGCACCGGCCCGCACCTGCAGCGGATGCTGGACAGCACCGGTTCGCTGATCGCCGCCGCCGACCGGAACCTGCCGCAGACCACGGCGCTGCTGGACAATTCCGACGTGGTGCTGCGCACGCAGCAGGACCAGGCCGAGCAGATCACCGCGTTCAGCAGCGGCCTGCGCGACGTCGCCGAGCAGTTCAAGTGCTCCGACCCGGACCTGCGGCGGTTGATCGACGCGGCTCCGCCCGCGGCCGGGCAGATCGACGAGCTGCTGCGCACCAGCCGGACCGGGCTGCAGAAGACCACCGCGAACCTGCTGACCACCATGCAGCTGCTCGACGTCCGCGGGCCCGCGCTGGAGAACATGCTGGTGGCCCTGCCGATGATGTCGGCGAGCAGCCACAGCGCCCAGGACGGCGACGGGCGCGGGCACCTGGGCGTGGTGCTGAACTTCTTCAACCCGCTCGCCTGCGAGAAGGGCTACGAGGGCACCGAACGCCGCCCCGGCAGCGACACCACGCCCGCCCCGCCGAACCGCGACATCCACTGCGCCGAACCCCCGGGCAGCCCCACCAACGTCCGAGGCTCCGCCAACGTTCCGCGCGCCCCCATCCCCGACGCCGCGGCCGTCCCACCGAGCCGGGAACTCATCCCGTTCCCCCTGGCCCCGTCAGGCTGA
- a CDS encoding SDR family NAD(P)-dependent oxidoreductase, protein MTQHHEPLPDLAGRTIVVTGTTSGLGLALSLALAGAGARVLMTVRDAERGRAAVEQVRAGLQGRGSAETVLLDLAELASVRTAAAEIRERTGDRVDVLINNAAVSLGPHERTRDGFELQLGTNHLGPAALTWLLMPALRAAGEPDRPSRIVTTSSLGHRTGGLDLTDPHWDRRRYSPTLAYGASKLANLLFAAELDRRLRRTGAPVLSVAAHPGLTASELLNNSLTRRSTWRARLLRLPDRFLSQPVTDGIAPQLRAALGPVRGGDYLGPTGAFETRGPAGPARLSATARDPELARELWEFTAATTGVTPDPTPVSLTGPGGTG, encoded by the coding sequence GTGACACAGCACCACGAACCACTCCCCGACCTCGCGGGCCGCACCATCGTCGTCACCGGCACGACGTCCGGCCTGGGCCTGGCCCTGTCGCTCGCGCTCGCGGGAGCGGGCGCCCGCGTACTGATGACCGTCCGAGACGCCGAACGCGGCCGGGCCGCCGTCGAGCAGGTGCGGGCCGGACTCCAAGGCCGCGGCTCGGCCGAGACCGTCCTGCTCGACCTGGCCGAGCTCGCCTCGGTCCGCACCGCTGCCGCCGAGATCCGGGAACGCACCGGCGACCGGGTCGACGTGCTGATCAACAACGCCGCCGTGTCGCTGGGCCCGCACGAGCGGACCCGAGACGGGTTCGAGCTCCAGCTCGGCACCAACCACCTCGGCCCGGCCGCGCTCACCTGGCTGCTGATGCCTGCGCTACGAGCGGCGGGCGAACCCGACCGGCCCTCCCGAATCGTGACGACCTCGAGCCTCGGGCACCGCACCGGCGGACTCGACCTCACCGACCCGCACTGGGACCGCCGCCGCTACTCGCCGACGCTGGCCTACGGCGCCTCGAAGCTCGCGAACCTGCTGTTCGCCGCCGAACTCGATCGGCGGCTGCGGCGAACCGGGGCCCCGGTCCTGTCCGTCGCCGCCCACCCGGGACTGACGGCCTCGGAACTGCTGAACAACAGCCTTACCCGCAGGAGCACCTGGCGGGCCCGGCTGCTCCGCCTCCCGGACCGGTTCCTGTCCCAGCCGGTCACCGACGGGATCGCACCCCAGCTGCGCGCCGCCCTCGGGCCGGTGCGCGGCGGCGACTACCTCGGCCCGACCGGAGCCTTCGAGACCCGCGGACCCGCCGGACCCGCCCGCCTCTCGGCGACCGCGCGCGATCCGGAACTCGCCCGCGAGCTGTGGGAGTTCACCGCCGCGACGACCGGCGTCACGCCAGATCCCACGCCGGTCAGCCTGACGGGGCCAGGGGGAACGGGATGA
- a CDS encoding nuclear transport factor 2 family protein produces MPTDDARVQRLVDRAEINDVQLRYASGTDSHDWELFRSCFTDEVEVDFSEGFGRPVARMKADDWVRGTAPRMESFAATQHMITNLVITFDGDDLATCVAYVRARHHLPNNTGGSDQTVYGYYTNRFERTSHGWRIAKVKLTALWMTGNFGLFQAALAPEESAAPA; encoded by the coding sequence ATGCCCACCGATGATGCCCGCGTGCAACGCCTGGTGGACCGCGCCGAGATCAACGATGTTCAGCTCCGCTACGCGTCGGGCACCGACTCCCACGACTGGGAGCTCTTCCGCAGCTGTTTCACCGACGAGGTCGAGGTCGACTTCAGCGAGGGCTTCGGCCGGCCCGTAGCTCGCATGAAGGCCGACGACTGGGTGCGGGGCACAGCGCCGAGGATGGAGTCCTTCGCGGCGACGCAGCACATGATCACGAATCTGGTGATCACTTTCGACGGCGACGACCTGGCCACGTGCGTCGCGTACGTCCGAGCCCGACACCACCTTCCCAACAACACCGGCGGCAGCGACCAGACCGTGTACGGGTATTACACGAATCGCTTCGAGCGGACCTCGCACGGATGGCGAATCGCCAAGGTCAAGCTGACGGCTCTGTGGATGACCGGGAACTTCGGCCTCTTCCAGGCAGCACTGGCTCCTGAAGAGTCCGCCGCCCCGGCCTGA
- a CDS encoding TetR family transcriptional regulator: protein MTRAETAAATRRTLVRAASELLDEGGPDAVTLRAVGAKAGLSRGAPYGHFTNKEHLLAELAVGTWSSLADDVAALRTDPDSAPDSRLERALLALIDVARRTPHRYALMFSTPASTPVAAEAASRLENEFLALVADIVGEPDAHRYGALLMSSAHGIAGMELSGHLSKDGWRVSVEQLVGMLIDGMWRGV, encoded by the coding sequence GTGACACGAGCCGAGACCGCCGCCGCGACCCGACGCACCCTCGTGCGCGCCGCGTCCGAGCTGCTCGACGAGGGAGGCCCCGACGCGGTGACCCTCCGCGCGGTGGGGGCCAAGGCGGGACTCTCGCGCGGTGCGCCCTACGGGCACTTCACGAACAAGGAGCACCTGCTGGCCGAGCTCGCCGTCGGGACCTGGAGCTCGCTGGCCGACGACGTGGCGGCACTGCGGACGGACCCGGATTCCGCGCCGGACTCCCGACTCGAACGAGCCCTGCTGGCGCTCATCGACGTCGCCCGCCGGACACCGCACCGGTACGCCCTGATGTTCAGCACGCCGGCGAGCACCCCGGTGGCCGCCGAGGCCGCGAGCCGCCTGGAGAACGAGTTCCTCGCCCTCGTCGCGGACATCGTCGGCGAACCGGACGCGCACCGCTACGGTGCGCTGCTGATGTCGAGCGCGCACGGCATCGCGGGGATGGAACTCAGCGGGCACCTGTCGAAGGACGGCTGGAGGGTCAGCGTGGAACAGCTCGTGGGCATGCTGATCGACGGGATGTGGCGGGGCGTTTGA
- a CDS encoding acyl-CoA dehydrogenase family protein, with product MHFAFTDEQEDLRRAVRALVDRDGGPHVPPPEAPDTGHDTALWRRLSAEIGAAGLAVPEEHGGSGASLVESCLVAEELGRRLVVGPFLGSAVVSAEAVLAAGDPAACARLLPGLAAGERVVSLAWAEPRSWWSTTECTTTAARDGESWRLTGEKNFVLDGAQADAVLVVAATGDGLSLFEVEAPAAITTTPLDPTRPMARFEFAGTPARPVGDEGSAGPVLTRCLEVAAVALAAECVGAADRWLAEIVGYVQVREQFGRKIGSFQAVKHRLADLFVAVESARSLSQAASWAVATRDERGPEWAAMAKSFCCETYQDVAAEGVQLHGGIGITWEHEAHLHLKRAHGAAQLFGTPRSHRQRLESLLSLH from the coding sequence GTGCATTTCGCGTTCACCGACGAGCAGGAGGACCTGCGGAGAGCGGTTCGCGCGCTGGTGGACCGCGACGGCGGGCCGCACGTTCCGCCACCGGAGGCACCGGATACCGGGCACGACACCGCGCTGTGGCGGCGGTTGTCCGCGGAGATCGGTGCCGCCGGGCTGGCCGTGCCCGAGGAGCACGGCGGCAGTGGGGCGAGCCTGGTGGAGAGCTGCCTCGTCGCGGAGGAACTGGGGCGCCGGCTGGTCGTCGGCCCGTTCCTCGGCAGCGCCGTGGTGAGCGCCGAAGCGGTGCTGGCCGCGGGCGATCCGGCGGCGTGCGCGCGGCTGCTGCCCGGACTCGCCGCCGGTGAGCGGGTGGTCTCGTTGGCGTGGGCCGAACCGCGGAGCTGGTGGAGCACCACCGAGTGCACGACCACGGCGGCGCGCGATGGGGAGAGCTGGCGCCTGACCGGGGAGAAGAACTTCGTGCTGGACGGCGCGCAGGCCGACGCGGTGCTCGTGGTCGCCGCGACCGGCGACGGGTTGTCGCTGTTCGAGGTGGAGGCGCCCGCGGCGATCACGACCACTCCGCTGGATCCGACGCGTCCGATGGCGCGCTTCGAGTTCGCCGGGACACCTGCCCGGCCGGTGGGCGACGAGGGGTCGGCCGGGCCGGTGCTCACCCGGTGCCTGGAGGTCGCCGCCGTCGCGCTCGCCGCCGAGTGCGTCGGGGCCGCCGACCGGTGGCTGGCGGAGATCGTCGGCTACGTCCAGGTCCGCGAGCAGTTCGGCCGCAAGATCGGCTCCTTCCAGGCCGTCAAGCACCGGTTGGCGGACCTGTTCGTGGCCGTCGAGTCCGCCCGCTCGCTGTCGCAGGCGGCGAGCTGGGCGGTCGCGACCCGCGACGAGCGGGGCCCGGAGTGGGCGGCGATGGCGAAGTCCTTCTGCTGCGAGACCTACCAGGACGTCGCCGCCGAAGGCGTCCAGCTGCACGGCGGCATCGGCATCACCTGGGAGCACGAGGCCCACCTGCACCTCAAACGAGCCCACGGCGCCGCCCAGCTGTTCGGCACCCCCCGCAGCCACCGCCAACGCCTGGAATCCCTGCTGTCCCTGCACTAG
- a CDS encoding acyl-CoA dehydrogenase family protein has protein sequence MRFARTTGQQDMAAALRALLDSDGGAAVARSWAEGDPAPWRRVWARLGEMGLCGVAIPERHGGLELSAVELVVCLEELGYAGFPGPALESIAVVPALLTGTESERKWLPELAAGRAVATVAFTDHVPRALDADAADVLFRCDGEIASVADKDVEVPQRSFDPARRLWPVDASGPPIDGARVAAAFDAGVLGCAAQSLGIARRLLDDSVRYVGERHQFGRPVGGFQAVKHHLANVALKIEFARPLLHGACLSLDSGAGHCSRDVSAAKLAAGEAAHFAARTALQVHGAIGYTAEHDLQLWLTKATALRSAWGAASVHRRRVADALASGCTAPIGS, from the coding sequence ATGAGGTTCGCGCGCACCACCGGACAGCAGGACATGGCCGCGGCGCTGCGGGCGCTGCTGGACTCCGACGGCGGCGCGGCGGTCGCGCGCAGCTGGGCGGAGGGCGATCCGGCTCCGTGGCGGCGGGTGTGGGCCCGGCTCGGCGAGATGGGGTTGTGCGGGGTCGCGATCCCCGAGCGGCACGGCGGACTGGAGCTGAGCGCGGTCGAACTGGTGGTGTGCCTGGAAGAACTCGGCTATGCCGGCTTTCCGGGCCCGGCCCTGGAGTCGATCGCGGTCGTTCCCGCGCTGCTGACCGGCACCGAATCCGAGCGGAAGTGGTTGCCCGAACTGGCGGCCGGGCGGGCGGTGGCCACGGTCGCGTTCACCGATCACGTACCGCGCGCGCTAGACGCCGACGCGGCCGACGTGCTCTTCCGGTGCGACGGGGAAATCGCGTCGGTGGCGGACAAGGACGTCGAGGTGCCGCAACGGTCCTTCGACCCGGCTCGCCGGTTGTGGCCGGTCGATGCGAGCGGTCCGCCGATCGACGGTGCGCGGGTGGCGGCGGCGTTCGACGCGGGCGTGCTCGGGTGTGCGGCCCAGTCGCTCGGGATCGCCCGGCGGCTGCTGGACGACTCGGTCCGCTACGTCGGCGAACGGCACCAGTTCGGCAGGCCCGTCGGCGGCTTCCAGGCGGTGAAGCACCACTTGGCGAACGTGGCGTTGAAGATCGAGTTCGCTCGGCCGTTGCTGCACGGGGCCTGCCTGTCGCTGGACTCGGGCGCTGGACATTGCTCCCGCGACGTGTCGGCCGCGAAGCTCGCGGCGGGCGAGGCGGCGCACTTCGCGGCCCGCACCGCGCTGCAGGTGCACGGGGCCATCGGCTACACCGCCGAGCACGACCTGCAGCTGTGGTTGACGAAGGCGACCGCGTTGCGTTCGGCGTGGGGCGCTGCGAGCGTGCACCGGCGGCGGGTCGCAGACGCCCTCGCCTCCGGGTGCACCGCCCCGATCGGATCGTGA
- a CDS encoding acyl-CoA dehydrogenase family protein, which produces MDLTFSAEELAFRDEVRKWLRDNVPAEPLPSLETERGFAAHREWERALHAAGLSVVSWPIEFGGRDASLVKWLLFEEEYYAAGAPGRVGQNGIFLLAPTMFEHGTPEQQRRLLPRMASGEDVWAQAWSEPEAGSDLAGIRSRARRVPGGWRLSGQKTWSSRAAFADRAFGLFRSDPDAQRHRGLTYYLFPLDADGVSVRPIGRLDGKPAFAEIFLDDVFVPDEDVLGEVGAGWRVAMSTAGSERGLSLRSPGRFLAAARRLVESWNARGGDPGVRDRVVDAWIGAQAYRLATFETVTKVLDGATIGPEASLNKVFWSELDIRLHETALDLLGPDAELAADSPAAPDGGAWADGYLFSLAGPIYAGTNEIQRNVIAERVLGLPREPR; this is translated from the coding sequence GTGGATTTGACCTTCTCCGCCGAGGAGCTCGCGTTCCGGGACGAGGTCCGGAAGTGGTTGCGGGACAACGTGCCCGCCGAGCCGCTGCCGTCGCTGGAGACCGAACGCGGGTTCGCGGCGCACCGGGAGTGGGAGCGGGCGCTGCACGCCGCCGGGCTGTCGGTGGTGTCTTGGCCGATCGAGTTCGGCGGGCGCGACGCCTCGCTGGTGAAGTGGCTGCTGTTCGAGGAGGAGTACTACGCCGCCGGAGCACCCGGCCGGGTAGGGCAGAACGGCATCTTCCTGCTGGCGCCGACCATGTTCGAACACGGCACCCCGGAGCAGCAACGGCGGCTGCTGCCGCGGATGGCCTCCGGCGAGGACGTGTGGGCGCAGGCGTGGTCCGAGCCGGAGGCGGGCAGCGACCTCGCCGGGATCCGCAGCAGGGCGCGGCGGGTGCCGGGTGGCTGGCGGCTGTCCGGGCAGAAGACGTGGAGCTCGCGGGCCGCGTTCGCCGATCGGGCGTTCGGGCTGTTCCGCAGCGATCCCGACGCGCAGCGCCACCGCGGGTTGACGTACTACCTGTTCCCGCTGGACGCCGACGGCGTCTCGGTGCGTCCGATCGGGCGGCTCGACGGCAAGCCCGCGTTCGCCGAGATCTTCCTCGACGACGTGTTCGTGCCGGACGAGGACGTGCTCGGCGAGGTCGGCGCAGGCTGGCGGGTCGCCATGAGCACCGCGGGCAGCGAGCGCGGGTTGTCGCTGCGCAGTCCGGGCCGGTTCCTCGCGGCGGCGCGGCGGCTCGTCGAGTCCTGGAACGCGCGCGGCGGTGACCCGGGGGTGCGGGATCGGGTGGTCGACGCGTGGATCGGGGCGCAGGCCTACCGGCTGGCCACCTTCGAGACGGTCACGAAGGTGCTCGACGGTGCCACGATCGGGCCGGAGGCGAGCCTGAACAAGGTGTTCTGGTCCGAGCTGGACATCCGACTGCACGAGACCGCGCTGGACCTGCTCGGCCCGGACGCCGAGCTCGCCGCCGACTCCCCCGCGGCACCCGACGGCGGGGCCTGGGCGGACGGCTACCTTTTCTCGCTGGCCGGGCCGATCTACGCGGGCACCAACGAGATCCAGCGCAACGTCATCGCCGAGCGCGTGCTCGGCCTGCCGAGGGAGCCCCGATGA
- a CDS encoding enoyl-CoA hydratase — protein MAEQEPVVTYERIERTAVVTMNRPRYRNAQNSAMTYALDDAFYRACADDEVAVILLAGAGEHFSAGHDIGSPGRDADVDFERRAGLWWGHAGKTGGESRFAREQEVYLGMCRRWREMPKPVIASVQGACVAGGLMLAWVCDLIVASEDAFFADPVVRMGIPGVEYFVHPWVLGPRVAKEFLFTGRKMSAQRAHEVGMVNQLVARDRLGDASRELAAEVAAMPRFGLALAKKAVNQAEDLMGRHSGLDSAFGLHHLAHAHNAEVDADSLGGMDAKSMKRAADDGRDSSG, from the coding sequence ATGGCCGAACAGGAACCGGTCGTGACCTACGAGCGGATCGAGCGGACCGCCGTCGTGACGATGAACCGGCCCCGGTACCGCAACGCGCAGAACTCCGCGATGACCTACGCGCTCGACGACGCCTTCTACCGGGCCTGCGCCGACGACGAGGTCGCCGTGATCCTGCTGGCCGGGGCGGGCGAGCACTTCTCCGCCGGGCACGACATCGGGTCGCCGGGCCGCGACGCCGACGTGGACTTCGAACGCCGCGCCGGGCTGTGGTGGGGCCACGCGGGCAAGACCGGCGGCGAATCGCGGTTCGCCCGCGAGCAGGAGGTCTACCTCGGGATGTGCCGGCGCTGGCGGGAGATGCCGAAGCCGGTGATCGCGAGCGTGCAGGGCGCGTGCGTCGCGGGCGGGCTGATGCTCGCCTGGGTCTGCGACCTGATCGTGGCGTCCGAGGACGCGTTCTTCGCCGACCCGGTGGTGCGGATGGGAATTCCCGGCGTGGAGTACTTCGTGCACCCGTGGGTGCTCGGGCCCCGAGTGGCCAAGGAGTTCCTGTTCACCGGCCGGAAGATGAGCGCGCAGCGGGCCCACGAGGTCGGCATGGTCAACCAGCTCGTCGCGCGCGACCGGCTCGGCGACGCGTCGAGGGAGCTGGCCGCGGAGGTCGCGGCGATGCCCCGGTTCGGCCTGGCGCTGGCGAAGAAGGCCGTCAACCAGGCCGAGGACCTCATGGGCAGGCACAGCGGCCTGGACTCCGCGTTCGGGCTGCACCACCTGGCGCACGCGCACAACGCCGAGGTCGACGCGGACTCGCTCGGCGGCATGGACGCCAAGAGCATGAAGCGCGCCGCCGACGACGGCCGGGACTCCTCCGGATGA